The genomic region CCGACGTCACGTCACGTTATAATTTTCACGTGCTCGCGTATATTGCTTATCTAGCAGACTGGTAGCATCATCGTGTGACCAATATTATCGTATTGTTTACTCGGTCATTTGGATTGGTCAAGAATTTTTATGTTTCGGAGGAACTTTTTGTTCGTTTTTTATGCCGGTTAGATTCACAGGGCTatggttaagtaaataaataatagttaagcAATGTGTAGGTAtcacatttttcttattttacctTGAACATCCTAGAAAGCTAAGTGTGAATTTGGGAACACTGAACAGCATTATGATTATGCTTTAGTCGCATCAAATGACTTGACAGGTGTCTACTTCTCAGTTATGTACACAACTTAAATAATATCGAGCAAGTAGGTAATGATAACagcaccttttttttaacgacgtcaaaaatcatcaaatgacccctcccacggtgggttagcagcgaaaaccgtcgtgttctgtcgtaggccttttatgtgccagggccgcggtaactctttcgaacaatcccgcagccccggcaggatgaAAACAGCACCTTACCTGTATTCCAACGGCATAATACAGTCATACAAAAGCCAGTCCCGCTCAATACGCTACAAGTTACTATCTATCCCCATTTCCTCTGAAACGACCAATAGATATCTACCACTGGAATCGCAAGCTATTCTCAATAATATCTCCGTGGAATCTAGATATAATATATGACAATCTTGATTACTATTCACGTTGTTTATATGCTCGAAATTCAATGGTTAGGTATGTTCAGGAGGTAATATTGATTATGGTAATGGGATGAGTAGATCAAGTTTGTATTCACTGTTCCCTGTGGCTTATTCTTATACAAGAAATAAAGGTTTGAATGAAACTAGCTTTTGGTATTCCCCCGGTTTCAACCGAGTCCCGCGAGGTCAGAGATCAGGGCCGTAGGCCGTAACCTATGCTACCTCCGTTTTCTCATTCCAATccctgtgaaaaaaaaaaacctaaattctACCTTTATTTTGCATTCAAAACATAACCGGTCTATCTAACAAGCAACCCTTACATTTAACATTATAACATCCTTCCATTTCTTccgtaacaaataaaaaaggatCTCTGTCCCGATGTTGTCAGtcagaaataaacaaacagaagTTGTGCCGCGACAGATGGCCTCGAGTCGTGCGTTTTGTAGGTCAGACACGTGACTGCACCTCCATCTTAAGTATTTATCATCCAATCACAGCTTAGGGTTTGTAGTacaccacggagtaaggaaagatgagcggagatgctataatgcagatAGGTCTGGctccttcttgtaggtcaaatacgtacatTGGTTATGACCAAACTGATCAGTTATGAGttaactaacgaggcgttcgggttctttaagacatctgtcaacgattgttggtattacaaaaaatggtcgggtccaaagagtATGTGGGCaaaaacacccgcattttggcgcgctacatttttagattattttccGTTGTGGCACCtccataagtattttttttctccatctagTACACACATTCCGAGATCTTATTGCAATTGCTGAATAAATCTcgtagataaataattattatgtgatGCATGATGAATCATGAAGCTGGTGgtgtgattttttatttttactcggCAGGAATTTATTCTGGCGACGCGCGTTGTTCTCacggaaataaaattgttttttttttggcgaAACAAAAACAATGCATGATATTTTATGTAGATTCTTGACTGATTCATACTAAAATGCATTAGTTCAAAGTAAATCATAGGTAGCTACTTAGTCAAAGCTTAGAAGTATCGgaacttttcaaacaaaacgaTAACTCGGATTCCCGATTCCATTGTTTCCAATAGTTTAAAATGACCTTGTGTGTGACCACGTTTTGTGAACACATGTCGCGAAACCCACCTTGAGCCATAACATAAGTTATACAATCTAttcacttttaatattttgatactgATCGTAGAGAACCCTAATTTTCTAACACGTGTGTCCGACTGTGCTACGCACGCAAGGAGGTGTAatgtgattaaattaaaaatatttatttaatcacattACTAATGTGGTTACAACCTAAGTTATAAGGGTGTCTTTTGGGTGTCACTGAACGGTTGGTGTAATTAAAACTTGCGTTAGGTGTCCCTTATTTTGGTTTAAGGGacacttatttaaaaatcattttaaggGCTACTGGTCAAAACGGGcattagtattttgttttatttagaaagttttaatcacagtaggtacctacctatattatttttctacatgACTCTTTAGTCACGAactcataaatataattatgtatcacATACGTTTGCGTcagtgtaagtaggtaggtattgtggTTGACGTAAGCCTGTATGTAAAGATATTAGCTGTAACGACAACGCTGATATTTTTGCATCAAGAAATCTGATCGTTGAAAAAAAACACGTGTTATAATGCAACGTAGGACATAGGAACTAAGTGGACGTAAGAAGCTATTAATTATTACGTACTTCAGGATAGAAGTTCTCAGGGTTTGTGGcaaataattaatatgaaagGATCAAGGAACTTTTAACACAcatgtacctactaaataacTCTGGCACATACTCTCTCGCGAGCGCGTGTAAAGCTAGCCAATTCTGCCTCCTCATAGATGTTAAAAGGATTTTTTAGATACCTAAAGGTGCACCAGACTATGTAATtccctgtttgttttataagtaacaattgtttttttctttcttacagCTACAATTCCAACGACGGCTTCAGCCGCGTGGCGGGCGAGCAGCTCAACTTCGCAGCGCCCTCGGAGGACGAAGCGGAGTACCCGCCCGGCGCTTATCTGAAGAAGGGGAAGGTCTCGAGGGCAAGTTATACTGAATATGCCCATTTTACTTACTTATACATGTGTTGGTGTGTTTGGATGTGTGTTGCATGTTCATCGTGCTAGACTGCTAGAGGGATCGtccatatattatttttctataagttatcattctttaaaatttattagcaaataatataatctataaTACAGCATGCATGTAGCCTAAAAATGTTATGATGATTCTAGATGTACTTGCAGAAAATCAAtagtataattaaattgttatccAACCATAAAAACAGTCAAGTGAAAGAGAACCTCACACAACATCTAAAAAAATCATGAGCAAcaattttatattctatttctCCAACAGCAAGACCCGATGTCGCACCGAATAATAGAGAAGCGTCGTCGCGACCGCATGAACAACTGCCTGGCCGATCTCTCGCGGCTCATACCGCCTGAGTACCTCAAGAAAGGCCGCGGCAGGGTCGAAAAGACCGAAATCATCGAGATGGCAATACGCCACCTCAAGTACCTTCAGGAACGCGCGAACGGTTCGTACGGAAAGCGCGCTTATTTGGTAAAATCGTTAGTTATAATTGGAAAACAACAGGAGAAGGTACTTTTGGATTAAACTCCAACCCGTCAGATCTTTCATTCTGTTCTGTGAATGATGAAAAAAGTCGTACGTaatttttatggatgccaagcTTTATCAATGCCTATTTGATAGAAGCTTAGCTGTATTTGCATTGTCCTACCACTATTTTCTAACATTTGACGTCATAGATAGGAATAATTCGATCTAATCGGTTGGAGTGTTTGAAATTTAATACAAATTGTATGGAGGCTTGATTATGCGAAAAACTTCAGACATTCTGGCTGTGTGTTGTCAAATTGTTATAgactttatttaagtttatatcaATAACTCTACAAATTATCGCAGATTCAAGccctagttgtttttttttatttttcaattatttctaaCTTCGTTTTGTATTTACCGAGGCAATCAGTTTAAGACATAccgaatattttcaatttttgtaactttattcttttttttttctgcgCGAGTTGCTTCTTGGTAAATATGAGGCTTATTTTTATGAATCACAGATAAATGACAAATGAGTATATAAATCATTTGTTGTTTTGTCCCACACCCAATGCTTTTATTTCTTGTTCAGTACTTATTAAAAGtctgaaaagtaaaattaaaattctcatTACAAATCCTGGAAAAAATCCAATGCTTTTAAAGTCAATCTTTGTTAGGCAACGATTACCCGTTAGGATTCCGGTAAAACTTCTCGTAACATGGTTTTCTTCAGAAGCTTTCAAATGTTTTAAGATTGATGTCagaatacagtaaaataaagcAACCTAATAACTACATCTGCTTTAAACTAGGTTACATTCGTATTCCCGCATAATCTCTGAATATTTAAAGTTAGTTCAACATTTAACAAGAGCATTTTGTAAGCCATCTTACAAACATACAGATGAATAAAGACAAAATCTGCAAAGTAACCGAAACAAAAATTATGTTCATTTAACAAATTCGTGGAAAACTAACAAGTAGGGCCATCAATGGAAATATTATCTTTCTTGTAATTACTCAATTTGATTCAGAGGAAAATACGCACAGTTGAATTAATTTCGATACTGTacgtattttgtaaaaaaaaaaaaaacagagtgCAGAGTATTAGTTAATTTTAGTCAAGATTGACAACATGAAAATTGTTGACAAGCTAAAATAATGACAGATTCTTTGAAAGCTCAAAACCTCATTTGATATGGTCTTTTTGCGGTGTTTCTAACAAACAAAATGGCTAGGCATATCAGAGTTAACTTACCATTACATGATCAATATAATTGAAGTAaatgatgtaggtacataaatcaaATAGATAGATACACAAAATATAGCTTTTCCAGCATTCAaaaaaatctgattgaaaaCTAATCTTCTGatccagatttttttattgctttattgatgCCCGATGATTTCCTTTCATTTTAACAAGTTCCTCATCCTAATCGCACATAAACCATATTCAACACCAtcgaattaattttgaataaattcagaggtaacaaaaattaaataaaaacgtattattataacataaaaatattgaatagtaaaaaatataaaagacagtTCATCACATGGTTTATGTCCGAGTCATCACGCGCAAAATTATCATTCATATTTCGAACTCCATTATCAAATCACCTCAATCACCAAAAAGGTTAACAAAAAAAGATACGCTCATAACTGACACTGAAGAACGCTAATGTTGTTGGGAGTTCCCGCCGGAAGATGTTCCATCTTCGCGTGGGGTTCTGTTGTAGCTGCCGAGCGCGGTGCGGGAGAGGAACACTTCAGAGCCGGCTACCAAGACGCAGTCGCCGAAGTGATGCGATTCCTCGTCGAAGTTCATGGCTACGGGCCCGGAGACGGTCTGTGTGTGCAATTGGCAGCTCATATGCAGCGGCATTGCGAAGCTATTGCTAAAGGTGTGTACTCGTTATGAAAGTAGTCCATCCATATAGGCCTGCAAACAACAACCAAAGTCCTAAATAATCAACGCTCATCCCTTGTATTCCAGGTGAACCCGTTCCTAGGGAAAAAGCACGATCGCATCCCGGTTCATCTTCAGAAACAGCGAGTTCGTCGGGCAGTTCGCACGGCTACGCCATGAAACCCGGCGTCATTGCTCAGGCCCCACCGCCCGCGCCACCACCATTCGCCCCAGATACGTATGAGGAGCGACCGCAAGAACACCCCTATTCTATGGAATGCGATAGAGGTAACCACGAAATTGTAGAATAAGCAGGGGTTCACACGGTTTTCGCGATCCAACCTTTACCCGTGCTTGAGTACCACTGGTAGCTTCTTACGGGATATAATTTGCTATGAGTTAGACAAAGGAACTTGTAGAACACTTCAGACGCAGGTAAAAAATCTGTTTTATCACTCGTATTCAATCAAGGATACAGCGATGGATACAGAGGCATCGGCATTTTTGTCTAGATACGGTAAGAGTAATGGTTGAAACAACCTAAATCTTTTGCATAATTATCGCTTGGTATTGTGAAaagcacaaatatttatttgtctagTTTATTACTATAGGTTCAAGAATTTGCCGTCACTGCCCAGAATCTGACAGGTGCGTTTGCTTTACCGACGAATCAACGTTTTACAATCTGATGTTTTTACAGTACGCGATGGAGGGAGAAATGCAAGTAAGATATACTTAGGACTGAGATCTCGACGAACTTATTGCCATTTCAATTTGCCAGCTAATCGCAATGCGTAATGCAATAGTTCGATGACCTTTGTCATAAAAATGTGACCTTAATTCTAATATCAATGTTTTTCCCTATAGTAGCTCAAACACCTATAGCAGGGGAGGGCGAAGGACTGCCTGAATCGGAGCCCCTGCCCCTGGACGGGCGACGTAAGAGAGAGCCCACTCTACGCACCGTGAGGAAGCCCGAACATACAGAAGATTACCTTCATTCATACAAGTTCAAGAACTCCATAGAAAGGCGATTTTCTAGATCACAAGATACTGAGGTAAAGAGATTAGATATATAGAGACAATCTGTTTTCATTGTCTATAATGAAATTGACTTTGACCCAGGATTACATCGAATCATATCAGTAAAATCATTCTGTAGGTAATTTTggtacagttatttttaattgtctttcgtaatattttgaaataattttgattcataATAATTTGCTGTAACTAGGTCACCGTATACATATTGTCACGTATAAAAGGCGTAACCAAAGAATTTAGATTAAGTGCGACAGATAAGACTTGCATTTATCACACCCAGGCCGTTAAAATatgtaccaaaaaaatatagttgttAAACCAGCATTtccataataattgtaatatatGTTGGAGATGGAGGGAGTTGAGACGTGAGCCTTAGATgagatgaaaataatattaaacctgAGATTCtaaactatataaaaaatatatacctatagaaaATCAAAAAGCCCTTACGTAATTTATGGACGGGCCCTTCGCTGTATAAAGTGAAACAAATGATGACAGATTTAGGCAAGATACTTGCGTTCGGTGACTATCTAAAGTTCAATATTGAGAGCCTAatttatagtacctatttaattgaacagtgttatatttatttataatgtacgTTTTCGCAGGCGGCCGACATGCTGGCCCGCACGGCGCACGCGCACGGCAAGGTGTACTCGCACaagcgccgccgcgccgccaaGCCCGCGCCCTCCACATCCACCTCCAACTCCGGATCCACTGAGGACGCACGAGACACCTCGCCACAGGTAATAATGCCTTTTCTAACATTATTGAGGGTTTAAAAGAACCAGTTAAGTGCGAGTCACACTTGCGCtgtaaaaaatcacgtttgttgtctAGGAGCTGCTAAAATATATGGATACATCAGTCGTGAAAATGACAACTATATCTAGCTTTCACTGTTCTTGCAATACAGCCGCGTGAAAGGCGGAGGGACGTGTTAGTAATAGGGTCcctaaaaactaaatattaaaaaaaaaaaattgtttgaagcGAAAAATTCATATATTAAGAAAGTGTCCTTCTATTATGTATTATGGAGGGAATCAACTAAAAATGTATGTGAATTTTGTACAGGACACGTCAAGTGAATcgcctcatcatcatcactacGACAAGCCGCCTCCACCCGCCCAATATGTTCCTGTTTTCGCGTTGAATGCTCTTGGTAAGCCATTtttactacttatttttttgACAGCGattatatttctatattttacacTTGAAATTAATATACACAGCAAATCGATATAAAGTTCATTAATTGTAAATTCTACTTTTACAGGAAAATATTACGTGCCGCTAAGTGTTGACTACGCGTGTCTTCAGAGGCATCTCGGCCCCTACGATGTACTGGACGCAAGAGCAGTGCATCTAGCCGCGCCATTACATCCCGTCACCATCCACGTTAACTTTCAACCCTGTCTCAACTATCACGTCAAGAGGGAACCCAACGACCGAGACCAGTGGCGGGCTGTATAGACCAAAAGACACGTATCCAGTGCCAACAAGTCTATGCTACGACCGCCATCTTGCTAAATATATGGCGCCAACATTTAAAAAAGGCAgctaatatttcaaaatatattttggaggCAAATTAAATTACCATATTAGAAAATGAAAGAAAGatgccataaaaaataaaaagccttCTGAGCaaagtattttcataaaaagaaaactatatttttgtaatcaaaacAGCTGGATATTTTTGAGATTACATAAtttgtatacttacctataatCAAAGACTTACCTAAAAAAAATTTGAGACTAAATGTCCGAAGCAGGAAAAGCATAAAATTGGGTGTCTACTTACTAAGAAAAACAAAGCGGCGAAGTTTGAAAGTTATCGAAGGTGTTGGAAAGTTTTATCATATCAATTAGGAACATATTAGTTcagctgataaaatatttttgaacctAAAACTGGCATAATCTTCAGCTGTTCTAGTCAACTGTAAGTCGAATCCAAGTGCAATGTGGAACGTTGCATATGTAAATACTTACAAGAATACCATATAGAAGGCagtgtttgtttaaaaataaataatttattctgtgGGCATAAAATGAAAAGGACATTATTAATCTTAAGTTTTTAGCTATGAACACGCTATGCCCATAGTTTCGGCGGCGGCGTACTGTGAACGTTAATTTGAAAGACAACATGGTGTGGACAATGTTTTCAGTGTTCTTAGTTACGGCTGTGATATAAGAGTAGTCAATATGTAGCTGACCGCTGCGGTGCTTTATTAACAGTACAGGAGGATGGTTCCACATTTGATACTTGCTATATTAGTACAAcagtacaatataaaattagaataaaaagtcAATCAGTGTCAGCAAGTTGGAAAATCATTCTGGCTtatcttttgtaaataattatttttaatattgtgcTGATATAGTATCAACTGCAGAAGCAGCCTCAGACTAACTGATGATAAATCCCCTCAGAAATCAGACGTTACTAATAATTTGAAACACTATAAGCTGATTCAAGgccaaacaaaactatttttaagaCATTACCTTTCCCACCAAAATTCCACAGCCTTAATATGCAGTTTAGCATACGGGAAGTTGCTGCTGaatattgtttcaaatgtttttttattatttttgatgtgTTTGGAGGTAGCGGTGGAAAGAATTTAAGGTGTGGTGTCCTCTCTTGGACAAGATAAAGACTGAGGTTTTTATTTAGTGGTAGAGTTATGATTGTTTTAGCATTGGATTCTCACCCCCATATTATATACAGCAGGTTAGAGTTCAATGTGCAAAAAGTGTCAAATTTTACGTAACGTTAGTTCTAGATACCATTAAAATAGTCTGTTACtataaatactttatattttgtaaataagaaataaatgttaaatattttatggagttGTGTGTTTTATTGCTGAATCGCTACGAGATATTTGGCGCTATCCAAATTTCGGACTGCATAGCATTTGCTGCTCTTACTACGTGGCTAATCCGGCACGAGTTCCCCGTACACTAGAAGTGTACTGTACTGAGCCGCGTCCGGTGGTATAGTAACACCAATCCTAACATAGTTAAGGGAAAAGGTCAGCCCAGTTTCATCGCAATGATGAGGGGTAAGGAATAAAGGAAAGGCGCTACATTCAAACGaagattttatgtaattaattatcatAACATCTTTTATTCtctagtattattttaaattttacatgCTTAGTTCAAACAttgagaaagaaataataatatttaacatcTGGATAATATACAGCTTTCTATTTACGATCCACTTAGcgttaaaaaattatattaatatatatatattgcaAAATATTCCATTGTTACATCGAATAccttacataaaaacatatccAACGGGGGAGCGGGACAAGCCGAAGGTGGGTGCGATCACAAGGAGTCGGAAGTACCAATAAACTAGCTTCATAATATGGCAAACGATAGAGTGCGCTTTTTGTTCACCATAACAAAATATAGCTTTCACTTAACattaactattataatatatacACAGACGCTTCTCTACGGGTTGATATAATTAAGAAATTTTTTATCACAAAGATTTTCATCTAATATTCTACAGAAACGTTAAAATGTTGGAGTGCGTTTTGTTGTCACAAATACTTATATATACAGTTGCTGGGCTGCCATTATCTACGAGAAGTTCAAAACTACGTCTATTTCAAATGCTACTGTAAGGTACTATTTCATTTACTTGTAAAGTGAGAGGAAGAATTCTATTCGGAAGTATGTTTGCTACAAAATGCACATCAAAACGCATTCCAGCAGAAAGATATCAAGCAATTAATTTACATCGTTAAAACCAGatcgaaatatttacaaatctaTTAGACACGAGACCGACACTGTCGCTCCAGTCGGGCTGCGAATATGTTGAACATTTCATTAATCTACATTTGATTCAatagaaaaaatcataaaaaatcttCCTACAATTCTttttatacaatacaaaaataataaaatcatggaTTAAACAAagctgttaaaatatattttctgtgtGTTAATAACTATGTGTATTTGCCTTGAAGGCGTATTATTGCAACGTATTTGACTATAATCTAAGTTTTAAAGATTATGCGTAAAACACTTAAATTTTTAAGTAGAAGCTTAGTGACGTCCCGAGCGCACGGGCTAGCGGAGCTTATCGCAACTACATAGAAACCTTCTAAACTGCTGCACGAAATAGGAAATCAAGACGTTACTTAATCAGGACAAGTTAATTGAGAAGACTCTTCGATATGTACTTTATAGTCGCACAGCTCACTTGGATTCCATGAACATAATCAATtcattttcgaaaaataaataactcgtCGTCAGAAATTGCGTTCAACAATCATCAAGACTGTAATTGACACGTAATAAACAGCGAATGTTGCCAGAACATCAGATTTATACAGACCGCAAAAAGCACACAATCTAATTTATAAGAGGGTCCCAAATAAAATAGCAGTGTAGGGAACCCCACGTTTTGAGCAACGATTTGGATGACACGTCAGACACTGGGCATTATAAACGTAGTTTAACTACATAGATTTACTCTAAATTGCAACGATATCCATATTTGGATTTATCTAAAAATGGGGCATATTCCACCAATAATAAAACACCGATCGAATAGTTACTACTACCAAAATATCAGCGCCTTTGAAGTTTAACAGAAAAGCACAAAATGTTATTAGAATATCTACATTGAGAATTGTCCCTTTCAAAAGTATTGCTGCACAGAAGATGTTCCAACCGATTCTACACAAAATGATGTTAGAAATGTTATACTGAAATTAGTATTAACTTAGCATGTTACTTGCGACACCGGTTCAGTACTCAGGTACTAAACATTAGAGCACTagaagatattttgtaatgaattagACTACATAATCTGTTGTAACGGTTTCCGTCAACAATCGCACTGTGGGCCTTGGTCAGTAACTGCGAAGGTACTTTATCACTGTTGAGTGCGCTAGTCGCCTATAAGTAGAGCTGTAAACTAAACCTAGAGTCCCTACGGAAGCCTACCTAAATATAACAAACAGAATATTTTGCAAGTGAATGCACATAGCTTCCTTAGATCACTGGGTGCTTCGGTGATAAACACTATTTTAGCCCGAGGTTATTCACAACATTGATTCGTTGTTATAATAGTTATATACAGTCGGCAATATATTAACTATTgtaaatttttgtatataacatTCAACTTGAAGGTCGCTGtaataataaacaacatttaattacataataaatgtaaaatagaaGAATGTCATCACACATTTCCAGTTTTCGACTCTGCAGTTCAgttcttacaaaataatgtaagatAATCGCTGTATAGCGCTGAAATGCAGAGTTTAAAActgtatattaaatattttacagttgTTAACATAATGCTGTGTAAGCAATGTGGTACAATCAACTAGCTAAATAACAACCTATTCACAATTCGACAACGACGGCCTGCCAACTTCTGCAAACAATGTACACAGTACATATCTCATAAAACTTCTACAAACGTTGATCTGTAACACATCGCGTCGGGTATAGTACATAGTGgcaatttattaacaaaaagcaCACAGTACCAACAAGTAATCAGTGTTTGTTAAGAAACTGCATTCAGTATTTGTTGTGTCAAaccaaataggtatattttattagtactaATGTGATTGCAATTCATATCAGTCAAATTCTCGACCTCTTTTATCCAATTTGGATGCAAAAGCCACGCTAAACTAAGTCTTCGTACACGACGCCACTTTGCAACgctgtaatttttaaataattttaattttattatgaaccaTTCAGTCCATGTATAATACTTGAATCATAACCAATAAATATTCGTTTCGTCCGCGCTGGCGCTGCCGAGTGGCGTGGTGCCGAGTGTCGGACACTACTACCCAGCTGCCTCAACATATCCTTGTGATGATAGACCACACAAACAAACCTCTGCACAGTATGCTCCACTTAAATAATAACACAGATTTAACCTCTAGAAATGGCTAATGCGCATCTGTATTAAAACGACTCTAAATTACACGTGAAACCTCTAACACTAACAAGAGACCTAGAACTAGGACGAGCCCTCGGACCCCCTATATATGctagaaaaaacataaaacaaataataaaaacaactataatTTACTTAAACATTATGCGTACAAAATCCTAGCCATCATTCCCTAAACGCACTATCGAATAAAtcgataataaataaatatatcaataagatacataaacattgtac from Helicoverpa armigera isolate CAAS_96S chromosome 4, ASM3070526v1, whole genome shotgun sequence harbors:
- the Cwo gene encoding transcription factor cwo isoform X4, whose translation is MNILLTPFSRPDARVTDHLPGLLAYNSNDGFSRVAGEQLNFAAPSEDEAEYPPGAYLKKGKQDPMSHRIIEKRRRDRMNNCLADLSRLIPPEYLKKGRGRVEKTEIIEMAIRHLKYLQERANAAERGAGEEHFRAGYQDAVAEVMRFLVEVHGYGPGDGLCVQLAAHMQRHCEAIAKGEPVPREKARSHPGSSSETASSSGSSHGYAMKPGVIAQAPPPAPPPFAPDTYEERPQEHPYSMECDRVAQTPIAGEGEGLPESEPLPLDGRRKREPTLRTVRKPEHTEDYLHSYKFKNSIERRFSRSQDTEAADMLARTAHAHGKVYSHKRRRAAKPAPSTSTSNSGSTEDARDTSPQDTSSESPHHHHYDKPPPPAQYVPVFALNALGKYYVPLSVDYACLQRHLGPYDVLDARAVHLAAPLHPVTIHVNFQPCLNYHVKREPNDRDQWRAV
- the Cwo gene encoding transcription factor cwo isoform X1 — encoded protein: MNMETRHYWEENGHSVKYDKSRISGMVSDALARSRNTPSYNSNDGFSRVAGEQLNFAAPSEDEAEYPPGAYLKKGKVSRANPMSHRIIEKRRRDRMNNCLADLSRLIPPEYLKKGRGRVEKTEIIEMAIRHLKYLQERANAAERGAGEEHFRAGYQDAVAEVMRFLVEVHGYGPGDGLCVQLAAHMQRHCEAIAKGEPVPREKARSHPGSSSETASSSGSSHGYAMKPGVIAQAPPPAPPPFAPDTYEERPQEHPYSMECDRVAQTPIAGEGEGLPESEPLPLDGRRKREPTLRTVRKPEHTEDYLHSYKFKNSIERRFSRSQDTEAADMLARTAHAHGKVYSHKRRRAAKPAPSTSTSNSGSTEDARDTSPQDTSSESPHHHHYDKPPPPAQYVPVFALNALGKYYVPLSVDYACLQRHLGPYDVLDARAVHLAAPLHPVTIHVNFQPCLNYHVKREPNDRDQWRAV
- the Cwo gene encoding transcription factor cwo isoform X2, whose translation is MNMETRHYWEENGHSVKYDKSRISGMVSDALARSRNTPSYNSNDGFSRVAGEQLNFAAPSEDEAEYPPGAYLKKGKQDPMSHRIIEKRRRDRMNNCLADLSRLIPPEYLKKGRGRVEKTEIIEMAIRHLKYLQERANAAERGAGEEHFRAGYQDAVAEVMRFLVEVHGYGPGDGLCVQLAAHMQRHCEAIAKGEPVPREKARSHPGSSSETASSSGSSHGYAMKPGVIAQAPPPAPPPFAPDTYEERPQEHPYSMECDRVAQTPIAGEGEGLPESEPLPLDGRRKREPTLRTVRKPEHTEDYLHSYKFKNSIERRFSRSQDTEAADMLARTAHAHGKVYSHKRRRAAKPAPSTSTSNSGSTEDARDTSPQDTSSESPHHHHYDKPPPPAQYVPVFALNALGKYYVPLSVDYACLQRHLGPYDVLDARAVHLAAPLHPVTIHVNFQPCLNYHVKREPNDRDQWRAV
- the Cwo gene encoding transcription factor cwo isoform X5; the protein is MNMETRHYWEENGHSVKYDNYNSNDGFSRVAGEQLNFAAPSEDEAEYPPGAYLKKGKVSRANPMSHRIIEKRRRDRMNNCLADLSRLIPPEYLKKGRGRVEKTEIIEMAIRHLKYLQERANAAERGAGEEHFRAGYQDAVAEVMRFLVEVHGYGPGDGLCVQLAAHMQRHCEAIAKGEPVPREKARSHPGSSSETASSSGSSHGYAMKPGVIAQAPPPAPPPFAPDTYEERPQEHPYSMECDRVAQTPIAGEGEGLPESEPLPLDGRRKREPTLRTVRKPEHTEDYLHSYKFKNSIERRFSRSQDTEAADMLARTAHAHGKVYSHKRRRAAKPAPSTSTSNSGSTEDARDTSPQDTSSESPHHHHYDKPPPPAQYVPVFALNALGKYYVPLSVDYACLQRHLGPYDVLDARAVHLAAPLHPVTIHVNFQPCLNYHVKREPNDRDQWRAV
- the Cwo gene encoding transcription factor cwo isoform X3: MNILLTPFSRPDARVTDHLPGLLAYNSNDGFSRVAGEQLNFAAPSEDEAEYPPGAYLKKGKVSRANPMSHRIIEKRRRDRMNNCLADLSRLIPPEYLKKGRGRVEKTEIIEMAIRHLKYLQERANAAERGAGEEHFRAGYQDAVAEVMRFLVEVHGYGPGDGLCVQLAAHMQRHCEAIAKGEPVPREKARSHPGSSSETASSSGSSHGYAMKPGVIAQAPPPAPPPFAPDTYEERPQEHPYSMECDRVAQTPIAGEGEGLPESEPLPLDGRRKREPTLRTVRKPEHTEDYLHSYKFKNSIERRFSRSQDTEAADMLARTAHAHGKVYSHKRRRAAKPAPSTSTSNSGSTEDARDTSPQDTSSESPHHHHYDKPPPPAQYVPVFALNALGKYYVPLSVDYACLQRHLGPYDVLDARAVHLAAPLHPVTIHVNFQPCLNYHVKREPNDRDQWRAV
- the Cwo gene encoding transcription factor cwo isoform X6, producing MNMETRHYWEENGHSVKYDNYNSNDGFSRVAGEQLNFAAPSEDEAEYPPGAYLKKGKQDPMSHRIIEKRRRDRMNNCLADLSRLIPPEYLKKGRGRVEKTEIIEMAIRHLKYLQERANAAERGAGEEHFRAGYQDAVAEVMRFLVEVHGYGPGDGLCVQLAAHMQRHCEAIAKGEPVPREKARSHPGSSSETASSSGSSHGYAMKPGVIAQAPPPAPPPFAPDTYEERPQEHPYSMECDRVAQTPIAGEGEGLPESEPLPLDGRRKREPTLRTVRKPEHTEDYLHSYKFKNSIERRFSRSQDTEAADMLARTAHAHGKVYSHKRRRAAKPAPSTSTSNSGSTEDARDTSPQDTSSESPHHHHYDKPPPPAQYVPVFALNALGKYYVPLSVDYACLQRHLGPYDVLDARAVHLAAPLHPVTIHVNFQPCLNYHVKREPNDRDQWRAV